The DNA region AACTCGCCAAGCTCTGCTAGAGCATCACCGATACGTTGTTCTTCTTTTAAATGCTCCGGGAAGTTAGCGATGATTCGACCTGCTAACGAAATATCACGTGTATCTACGTTGATGCCAGATGATGCAGTAAACGATTGAATGATTGGTAGTAATGAATAGGTTGCTAGCGCCGGGGCTTCATCAGTGATTGTGTAGATAATTGTAGGTTTTTCTGTAGGCATGAAATTTCCCTATTTTTGACTCAACTTAGCTGAACATCTCAGCAACTGAGTTCGTTGAATTGACGCATTGCTTAACGTTAGTAGTGCATTCCTCCTCACCAACGCGACATGCGGTTTGCACTCTTTCTTATAGTTTGAAGCTCTAACGCTCTCTATCCATGAGTGCACTTTGTGCCAAGCTTACTTTTGTGGTCATTTCCGTTAGAAATGCCTCATTAAAAGCAACTTGGCTATATCATTAAACAAATAACACGAAATAGTCTATTATTCTGTGCGCTTTTGTTAGTTTTAGGCGCGCAAATGATAGCTGATAACAAGAAAACATAAAACTTTCAAACACAGTTCATTTACATTTTTGCAGGGTAGTTAACATGTCATCTCGCACGGGTCATGAAAAAGGTCGCGGTAGTCACCAATCCAAATCGAGTCATTTAAAACGCTCAGGAAAACCAAACCACTCAAATGGGCAATCGAAAAATCAACGAGGTCGCCCAGCCCGTTCTTCAAAGCCATCGAAGCCACGCATTGCTATAGAAGATCGCAAAGTGATCATTTTTAATAAACCGTATGACACGTTAAGCCAATTCACCGACGGTGACGGTCGTAAAACATTAGCCGACTTTATTCCAGTGAAAGACGTATACGCAGCAGGTCGATTAGATAGAGACAGTGAAGGATTAATGGTGCTAACAAATGATGGCATCTTGCAAGCGAAGTTAACCCAGCCTCAATCGAAATCACCAAAAACTTATTGGGTACAAGTAGACGGTGCACCTAAAGAAGAAGACTTGGAGATGCTCCGTAAAGGCGTAGAGCTAAAAGATGGCATGACCTTACCCGCAAAAGTAGAAGTGATGCCTGAACCAGAGATCTGGGAGAGAAACCCACCTGTACGCTTTCGAGCAAACATTCCAACGACGTGGTTAGCAGTTACTATCACGGAAGGCAGAAACCGTCAGGTGAGACGTATGACAGCTCATATCGGCTTCCCGACACTTCGTCTTGTTAGATATTCGATGGGAGGGATTGAATTAGAGAGCCTAAAACCTGGCGAATGGAAAGAGATTACACTTTAGCTTCAAACATAAAAAAACATAAAAGCAGGCTTTTGCCTGCTTTTTTAGTTTTTGTCGTTACAAATAACGATTATTGTTGAGCAACCCATTTTCTAAATGTTTCTTTTTCTTGTGGCGTCGCTTTCTCATACATGGTCTTTAGCAAATCGACCATTTGACTATCTTGCGTGCCCACTGATTTTGCACCAGTACTAACGACAGCTTTAGGTTCAACTTCTGTTACTGCTTGATTATGCTGGTTTACTGTCACGTAAGTGACTGCTACGCCAGCAACACCACCCGCGATATTATAGTTGCGAGCTTCTTGCGAATAATTGCGACCAATTTGCACCCCATCTGACTCTAAAACATCTTCGATTAGATCAATTGGTTGGTCCTTAGAATCAAGTAATTGCCAGTCTAGGGGAGAAATGTTCGTTTCCGCTTGGCGGTAAGTTTTAAACTCTGGTAGTTCGAATTTTAGTTCTTCGTTTTTCACATCGAACTTAGCAATGATGACATCACCATAAACACCTTTGATATTGTCACCAATTTCAAACTCAGGTTGGTATTTGAAGACAATTTGGTTGGTTCCGTCTGGGATTTCGATCGTTTTCTCATCTGAAAACAATCCGCCCTCTAACTTTGGCTTCTCCATATTGACAGCTAAAAGCTTCACATCTTCAGGAACAACCAAGGTCGTTGCAGCATAGAGGTTTGTACTGGCAAGAACAGACAGTGCCATCGCCACTTTTAATGATAACTGCATAGAAATTATATCCTTATCTTCAATAGTAAAAGACCCAGCATAAAG from Vibrio hyugaensis includes:
- a CDS encoding DUF2057 family protein; translated protein: MQLSLKVAMALSVLASTNLYAATTLVVPEDVKLLAVNMEKPKLEGGLFSDEKTIEIPDGTNQIVFKYQPEFEIGDNIKGVYGDVIIAKFDVKNEELKFELPEFKTYRQAETNISPLDWQLLDSKDQPIDLIEDVLESDGVQIGRNYSQEARNYNIAGGVAGVAVTYVTVNQHNQAVTEVEPKAVVSTGAKSVGTQDSQMVDLLKTMYEKATPQEKETFRKWVAQQ
- a CDS encoding pseudouridine synthase, translating into MSSRTGHEKGRGSHQSKSSHLKRSGKPNHSNGQSKNQRGRPARSSKPSKPRIAIEDRKVIIFNKPYDTLSQFTDGDGRKTLADFIPVKDVYAAGRLDRDSEGLMVLTNDGILQAKLTQPQSKSPKTYWVQVDGAPKEEDLEMLRKGVELKDGMTLPAKVEVMPEPEIWERNPPVRFRANIPTTWLAVTITEGRNRQVRRMTAHIGFPTLRLVRYSMGGIELESLKPGEWKEITL